From Saprospiraceae bacterium, one genomic window encodes:
- the pbpC gene encoding penicillin-binding protein 1C produces MKRSCKKWLVGFLSFFFVFCLLAYFSAGRLFKDIPYSPVLYSHEGEILSAKVASDGQWRLYSEAALPEKLVQTLICYEDAYFYYHFGVNPISLLRAIYQNLKAGRIVSGGSTITMQLAKIGLNNKRRSLFHKLNECIVAVGLEMIYSKNEILNLYTNLQPFGSNIVGVEAALWRYFGKKKIEITWAEAALLAVVPNQPNIIFQKEKSNRLILKRDQLLNKLLSKKKIDSLTYELSLLEEIPAGTMKFKRKAPHALESLIAKHPGQYNFFSSIQSDLQSKVDEIIVQQHDQLRQKDIHNMAVLVIQNQNARIISYSGNVNRKDLAVPQSEVDMIQASRSSGSTLKPFLVASMLDQGMIAPQSWVPDIPILLGGFRPENFNRNYAGLVTVGEVIHKSLNVPSVCLLKEYGVNLFYRDLKKLGFQTLFRPWEDYGLSLILGGAEIRPYELARAYAFLAFTLQYYRENSAAYFPFSKYNPSLLMNPISDHAIPLKLPEIFSAAAIWWMYATMRKDLESEELHQIAFKTGTSFGYKDAWCIGVTPNYTVCAWVGNSSGQARPDLIGTQIATPLVKEVYRVLGPSGDWSCPYDDLKKFQICAVSGYAPGAYCETVDTVFLPKAASALRSCNYHQQVWLSEDGTYRADRNCAFNLVSENYLVLPPVIEYFYKQQNPSFVSLPPWHPDCSQHQNQSSDDLAFIYPNENSSMVAPLDLNGDQNKFLFKATHKNPDMELHWFLDQQYLATTKEVHQLQFFPSAGYHVLTIMDAMGKESSVKIKVLD; encoded by the coding sequence ATGAAGCGAAGCTGCAAAAAGTGGCTGGTCGGCTTTTTGAGCTTCTTTTTTGTTTTCTGTTTACTGGCATATTTCAGTGCGGGTCGATTATTTAAAGACATTCCTTATTCTCCGGTTCTGTATTCCCATGAAGGAGAAATACTTTCTGCCAAAGTCGCCTCAGATGGTCAATGGCGTTTATATTCTGAAGCAGCATTACCGGAAAAATTGGTGCAAACCTTAATTTGTTATGAAGACGCCTATTTTTATTATCATTTTGGAGTCAATCCTATTTCATTGTTACGAGCGATCTATCAGAATCTAAAAGCAGGTCGCATTGTTTCTGGCGGCAGCACCATTACCATGCAATTGGCCAAAATTGGTTTGAATAACAAAAGGAGAAGCTTGTTCCACAAACTAAATGAATGCATTGTTGCGGTTGGACTTGAAATGATTTATTCCAAAAATGAAATCTTGAATCTTTACACAAACCTTCAGCCATTTGGTTCCAATATTGTGGGTGTGGAAGCTGCTCTATGGAGATATTTTGGAAAGAAAAAAATAGAAATCACCTGGGCTGAAGCTGCTTTGCTGGCTGTGGTTCCAAATCAACCGAATATTATTTTTCAAAAGGAAAAATCAAATCGACTGATCCTCAAAAGAGATCAACTTTTAAATAAACTTCTCAGCAAGAAAAAGATAGACAGTTTGACCTATGAACTGTCCTTGCTTGAAGAAATTCCTGCAGGTACTATGAAGTTTAAAAGGAAAGCTCCTCATGCATTGGAATCCTTAATTGCGAAACATCCAGGGCAGTATAATTTTTTTTCTTCGATCCAATCCGACTTGCAGTCCAAAGTAGATGAGATCATTGTTCAACAACATGATCAACTTCGACAAAAGGACATTCACAACATGGCAGTTCTGGTCATACAAAACCAAAATGCCCGAATCATATCCTATTCAGGAAATGTAAACCGAAAGGACCTGGCGGTGCCACAATCAGAAGTTGATATGATTCAGGCATCAAGAAGTTCTGGTTCTACATTAAAACCATTTCTTGTGGCTTCGATGTTGGATCAGGGAATGATTGCGCCACAAAGTTGGGTTCCTGATATTCCCATATTATTGGGTGGGTTTCGTCCTGAGAATTTCAACAGAAATTATGCCGGATTGGTAACAGTTGGCGAAGTGATTCACAAGTCTCTGAATGTGCCGAGCGTTTGTTTGCTAAAAGAGTATGGAGTTAATTTGTTTTATCGCGATTTAAAAAAATTGGGTTTTCAAACTTTATTTAGACCCTGGGAAGATTATGGCCTTTCGTTGATTTTGGGTGGTGCTGAGATTCGACCCTACGAATTAGCAAGGGCTTATGCTTTTTTGGCATTCACACTGCAATACTACAGAGAAAATTCAGCTGCCTATTTCCCTTTTTCAAAATACAATCCCTCTTTGTTGATGAATCCTATTTCGGACCATGCAATTCCTTTGAAATTGCCAGAAATTTTCTCTGCAGCAGCCATTTGGTGGATGTATGCTACTATGAGGAAGGATCTGGAATCAGAAGAACTACACCAAATTGCCTTTAAAACAGGTACTTCTTTCGGTTATAAAGATGCATGGTGCATTGGCGTGACTCCAAATTACACCGTATGTGCATGGGTTGGAAATTCTTCCGGACAAGCAAGACCTGATTTGATTGGAACGCAAATCGCAACACCCTTGGTCAAAGAAGTGTACCGGGTATTGGGTCCTTCAGGAGATTGGTCCTGTCCTTACGATGATTTGAAGAAATTTCAAATCTGTGCGGTTTCTGGATATGCACCTGGTGCATATTGTGAGACTGTGGATACCGTATTTTTACCAAAAGCTGCTTCTGCACTGCGATCATGCAATTACCACCAACAAGTTTGGCTTAGCGAGGATGGCACTTATCGTGCGGATAGAAATTGTGCATTCAATTTGGTTTCAGAAAATTATTTGGTGCTTCCACCAGTCATCGAATATTTTTACAAACAGCAAAATCCTTCTTTTGTCAGTTTACCACCTTGGCATCCTGACTGTTCTCAACATCAAAATCAATCTTCCGACGATCTTGCATTTATCTATCCCAATGAAAATAGCAGCATGGTAGCTCCTTTGGACCTGAATGGTGATCAAAACAAATTTTTATTTAAGGCTACTCACAAAAATCCCGATATGGAGTTGCATTGGTTTTTGGATCAACAATATCTTGCAACGACCAAAGAAGTCCATCAGCTTCAGTTCTTTCCGAGTGCAGGATACCATGTTCTAACCATCATGGATGCAATGGGCAAGGAGAGTTCAGTGAAAATCAAGGTTTTAGACTAA